Proteins encoded by one window of Nicotiana tabacum cultivar K326 chromosome 10, ASM71507v2, whole genome shotgun sequence:
- the LOC107774878 gene encoding coatomer subunit beta-1 produces the protein MEKSCSLLIHFDKGTPALANEIKEALEGNDVPAKIDAMKKAVMLLLNGESLPQLFITIIRYVLPSEDHTIQKLLLLYLEIIEKTDSKGRVLPEMILICQNLRNNLQHPNEYLRGVTLRFLCRLNEVDIIEPLIPSIMSNLEHRHPFVRRNAILAVMSIYKLPQGEQLLVDAPEKIENVLTTEQDQPAKRNAFLMLFQCAQERAINYLLTHVDRVSDWGELLQMVVLDLIRKVCRTNKAEKGRYIKIIISLLTAPSAAVTYECAGTLVSLSSAPTAIRAAANTYCQLLQSQSDNNVKLIVLDRLNELKSSHKDIMVDMIMDVLRVLSSPNLDIRRKTLDIVLELITPRNINEVVLTLKKEVVKTQSGELEKNGEYRQMLIQAIHSCAIKFPEVASTVVHLLMDFLGDNNVASAIDVVVFVREIIETNPKLRVSIVTRLLDTFYQIRAARVCSCALWIIGEYCLSLSEVESGIATIKQCLGDLPFYSVSEESEATDSSKKTPQANSITTVSSRRPAILADGTYATQSAASETVFSPATVVQGSLTTGNLRSLLLTGDFFLGAVVACTLTKLILRLEEVQPSKIEVNKATANALLIMVSMLQLGQSSVLPHPIDNDSYDRIVLCIRLLCNTGDEVRQIWLSSCRESFVKMLSDKQLRESVEIKAKAQTSFSQPDDLIDFYHLKSRRGMSQLELEDAVQDDLKHATGEFVKDENDANKLNRVLQLTGFSDPVYAEAFVTVHHYDIVLDVTVINRTKETLQNLCLELATMGDLKLVERPQNYTLAPESSKQIKANIKVSSTETGVIFGNIVYETSNVLERTVVVLNDIHIDIMDYISPAMCSDAAFRTMWAEFEWENKVAVNTVIQDEKEFLDHIIKSTNMKCLTAPSALEDECGFLAANLYAKSAFGEDALVNLSIEKQSDGKLSGYIRIRSKTQGIALSLGDKITLKQKGGS, from the exons ATGGAGAAGTCCTGCTCTCTGCTGATACATTTTGACAAGGGTACACCAGCTCTTGCCAATGAGATCAAAGAAGCACTTGAAGGAAATGATGTCCCCGCCAAGATTGATGCTATGAAGAAAGCTGTAATGCTTTTATTAAATGGAGAATCCCTACCTCAGCTCTTTATTACTATTATTAGATATGTCTTGCCTTCTGAGGATCACACAATTCAAAAACTGTTGCTTTTGTATTTGGAGATTATTGAGAAGACGGATTCTAAGGGGCGTGTGCTGCCTGAGATGATCCTAATCTGCCAGAACTTGAGGAATAATTTGCAGCATCCAAATGAGTACCTTCGTGGAGTTACTTTGAGATTTCTTTGCAGGCTGAATGAGGTTGATATAATTGAACCTCTAATTCCATCTATTATGAGCAACTTAGAGCATCGTCATCCATTTGTGCGGAGGAATGCAATTCTTGCTGTGATGTCTATTTACAAGCTCCCACAGGGTGAGCAGCTCCTGGTAGACGCACCAGAAAAGATCGAGAATGTTCTGACCACTGAGCAGGATCAACCGGCTAAGAGGAATGCATTTCTGATGCTCTTCCAATGTGCTCAGGAGCGTGCTATCAATTACCTCTTGACTCACGTTGATAGAGTCTCTGATTGGGGCGAGTTACTTCAGATGGTTGTATTGGATTTGATTCGAAAAGTTTGCAGGACAAACAAAGCGGAGAAAGGGAGGTATATCAAGATTATTATATCATTACTGACTGCCCCTTCTGCTGCTGTTACCTATGAATGTGCTGGGACTCTTGTTTCCTTGTCTTCTGCTCCAACTGCTATAAGAGCTGCAGCCAACACCTACTGTCAACTTCTTCAATCTCAGAGTGACAACAACGTTAAGCTTATTGTGCTCGATCGACTGAATGAATTGAAATCTTCCCATAAAGATATCATGGTTGATATGATAATGGATGTCCTTAGAGTACTTTCCAGCCCGAACCTTGACATCAGAAGAAAAACACTCGACATTGTTCTTGAATTGATCACTCCCAGGAATATCAATGAGGTTGTTCTCACACTGAAGAAAGAAGTTGTGAAAACTCAAAGCGGTGAGCTTGAGAAGAATGGCGAGTACCGCCAAATGCTCATCCAAGCCATTCATTCATGTGCCATAAAGTTTCCGGAAGTGGCAAGCACTGTAGTCCATCTTTTGATGGACTTCTTGGGAGATAACAATGTTGCTTCTGCAATTGATGTGGTTGTGTTTGTCCGGGAGATTATCGAAACAAACCCAAAATTAAGGGTTTCCATTGTGACAAGGCTACTAGACACTTTCTACCAAATTCGAGCAGCACGAGTTTGTTCCTGTGCCCTTTGGATCATTGGAGAGTATTGTCTATCTCTCTCTGAAGTTGAGAGTGGCATTGCAACTATCAAGCAGTGTCTTGGAGACCTACCATTTTACTCAGTTTCTGAGGAAAGTGAAGCTACTGATTCTTCAAAAAAGACTCCGCAAGCGAACTCCATTACTACTGTGTCGTCTAGAAGACCAGCTATCCTTGCTGATGGAACATATGCTACTCAAAGTGCTGCCTCTGAAACTGTTTTCTCTCCTGCAACAGTTGTTCAAGGATCTTTAACCACTGGAAACCTGAGATCCCTTCTTCTCACTGGTGATTTCTTCCTGGGAGCAGTTGTTGCTTGTACACTGACTAAGCTCATTTTGAGGCTGGAAGAAGTTCAACCATCAAAAATTGAAGTGAACAAAGCAACGGCAAATGCATTACTGATCATGGTCTCAATGCTACAGCTAGGGCAGTCTTCAGTTCTTCCTCACCCAATTGACAATGATTCTTATGACAGAATAGTTCTTTGCATAAGATTGCTCTGTAATACTGGTGACGAGGTTAGGCAGATCTGGTTGAGCTCTTGCCGAGAGAGTTTTGTTAAAATGCTTTCTGATAAACAGCTAAGAGAGTCAGTGGAGATCAAAGCAAAGGCACAAACTTCTTTCTCCCAGCCAGATGACCTCATTGATTTCTACCATTTGAAGAGTAGGAGG GGCATGAGCCAGCTGGAGTTGGAAGATGCTGTCCAGGATGATTTGAAGCATGCCACTGGAGAATTTGTCAAGGACGAAAATGATGCTAATAAGCTAAACCGGGTTCTGCAGCTCACGGGATTTAGTGATCCTGTTTACGCTGAAGCATTTGTGACAGTTCATCATTATGATATTGTCCTGGATGTCACTGTTATAAACCGAACCAAAGAGACACTTCAGAATTTATGTTTGGAATTGGCAACAATGGGTGATCTTAAGCTCGTTGAGCGTCCGCAGAATTATACTCTAGCtcctgagtcaagcaagcagatAAAAGCTAATATCAAGGTGTCTTCTACTGAGACTGGAGTAATTTTTGGTAACATTGTCTATGAGACTTCAAATGTGCTTGAGCGGACTGTTGTCGTGCTCAATGATATCCACATTGACATCATGGATTACATATCTCCTGCCATGTGTAGTGATGCTGCTTTTAGAACTATGTGGGCTGAATTCGAGTGGGAAAACAAG GTTGCTGTCAACACTGTAATTCAGGATGAAAAAGAATTTCTTGACCATATTATCAAATCAACCAACATGAAGTGCCTGACTGCACC